A stretch of DNA from Anthonomus grandis grandis chromosome 22, icAntGran1.3, whole genome shotgun sequence:
CTCgttctttatttagttttgctaaaatatttgccttttttgtgtttaattttgatgttaTGTTTTCATTgagttctttaaatatttgtgctAGTTCAAAAACATAATCAGTTTGCATTtggtttagatttttttcaaaatttaattggtaatttaaattgccttttaaaatttgaaatggggTATATTCATGTGATGAATGAATactgttattatagtttaaaatagCTATGTCTATTAATTCTTGAATAGTTTTACTACGATGATCGTTTCTAAGGGCAATAAGGCTTTCTTGAAGAGTTGAATGAAATCTTTCTATTGGGGAATTTGAATTTGGGTTGTATGGGGTTATAAAATGTAATTCTATTTGGTAGGTTTTACAGAGGTCTTGtactaaattacttttaaaagatttagcaTTGTCGGTGGTAATCTTGGAAGGTGTACCATGATGAGAaaagaatttaatcaaattctGACAGATTTCTATTGAGGTTTCATGCACAGGGTAGGCAGTagcaaattttgagaaattgtcTATCAAGGTTAAATACTTTTGACCTGAAATTGAATAGATGTCCATATATATATGTTCAAGGGGTCTCGATCCAGTTGGGGTCGGTTTATATACAACTTTGTATGGGTGTCGATCATACTTTGTTTTTTGACATGTTTCACAAGTATTTACATAGTCTATAACGTCTCTTTCCAGGCTCGGCCAGTAATAacgttgtttaatattttttatgttttccgtCATTCCTCTGTGCGATGTTTTCGTAGTATGATATCTttctataatttcttttctttcatcTACGTTTAAAACGTCTTCAAGGAGTGTGTTTGAAATAACAAGTTTGTatgcgttatttttaaatgtttcttgaaaaattcttaaaattaggGGTTCTAATTccttattttggaaatataggCAATATGTATCTGGTGGTAGATAATCCTTAAAGAGTGATTGTATATCAAAAGTTAAGGggtctttatttataaaatagattagtcttttttttgtttcgaatAGGGTAGTTTTGGTCACATAGGGTTTTTCTTTTGCTGtccatttaaatattatctgatttttgaatatgtttaaagatttattgaCATACGGGGCACCTAATATAGGGTCTTCCTTTGATGTGTGTACTGTTTCTGTTTCGGAgttatcttttttgttatttacgaTCTCTTGACGTTCTGGGGGTAATTTTTCTATGGATAGACTAGCTGTGTCTGTTTCCGATCCGTCTTTTTCTggaatttctaataaaatgatGTCGTTTTCATGGCTTGTCGAAGGTTTTGgtgattttgatttattttgttcgggttccttgattttcttcaaacttggtggaggtattattatttgagaaataatattaatcttttttgtttctttctttttctgtggtttttcaaaaagattCGGTTGATCTTGAAAGTTATCAAAGAAATGCTTGATTCTTTCGTGCCATAAATATTGGTCATCTGCCTCATTGTCATCGCATGTTGCTGACATGTGAGTAGAAGGAGGTTTCTTGATTTCCATGGGGTGTATTTCTCTTGGTGGTCGTGATAGTGCATCGGCGTTGCTATTATgaataccttttttatattgaattgtATATTCATACTCTTGAAGTTTGAGTCGCCATCTTACTAATTTTGAATTAGGTTCTTTGATCGAAAATAACCATTGAAGTGGTTTATGATCCgttataattgtaaattttcggCCAAAAAGGTAGggacgaaaatattttgtaGCCCAAACTATTGCCAAAAGTTCCTTTTCAATTGTAGAGTAATTACATTCAGTGGAATTTAATGTGCGACTAGCATATGAAATGGGTAAATCAGATCCGATGGGTCCTTGAGATAATATAGCTCCAATCGCGTATTCTGATGCGTCTGTTGTCAGTACAAAGGGTTTATGAAAATCAGGGTATTGTAGAATCGGGTCGTTAGTTAAAATGTTCTTACAGAGATTAAATGCTGTACGGAAGGCTTTatcgtgaataattttaacgtttttcttAAGACAATTGGTAAGAGGTTTCGTGATCTTTGCGAAGTCTTTGATGAATTTTCTGTAATATCCGACGAGGCCTAAAAAGGATTTGATTTCTTTAGGggtatttggaattttaaaatttttaattgcttcaaTTTTTCGCGGGTTTGGTTTAACTCCTTCAGCTGTTATGATATGTCCTAGGAATTCTACGtcttttttcagaaattcaCATTTGTCTAATTGTATTTTCATGTTAAAAGACAGAAGTCGCTCGAAGACTAATTTAAGGTTGTTAAGATGTTCTTGCAGGCTGGTTGAAAATATAATGATGTCGTCCATGTAGACTAAGCATATTTTGCCTAGCAAACCTCGTAACACATTATCCATTGCTCTCTGAAATGTCGCAGGTGCATTCTTGAGTCCAAATGGCATGCGTACGTACTCGTAATGACCATGTTCTACATTAAATGCTGTCTTTGGTATGCTTTCCGGATCCATTTCTATCTGGTGAAATCCGCTAGCAAGGTCTATGGTTGTGAAGTAGTTACATCGGCCTAGTTTATCCAATATGTCCGTGATGTTAGGAATTGGGTATCTATCGCCTATGGTTTTTTCATTCAATTTCCTATAATCAATGACGATTCTCCATTTCTTTTTTCCTGTCACATCGGCTTTCTTCGGGACTATCCATACAGGTGAACTCCATGGGGAATTTGAAGGTCTAATCATTTCATCATCTAGCATCTGTTCAATTTGGTTGTCGATTTCTTGTTTAAGGATATGCGGATATCTATAGCTTTTAGTATAGACTGGGATTTCATCGGtagtgtttattttatgttttacttgATTTGAAAACGTTAATTTATCTCCGGGTTTGTGTAAGACTTTTTCGAACTTTCTTATTAGCTTAAAAAGTTCTCTGCGTTcctctttatttaaatgttcgTGTCTTATCAGGGATTCTAAGTTTAAATcgttacaagaaatatttttactaaaatgatTTGTTTTAAGGGTGTCGCAAGAAGGGattttatctaatatttcgTAATTATTAAGTTCAATTGGTTCCAAGGGTAATCCATTGGATACATGACCTTCTAACGCAATTGATCTCTTAGAATGATTAAGAATATCTATTATATAGGAATTATTTTTGATCGTTACTAATGTAGGATGAATTGTTATTTCTTCATCATGAAAATAGGGGACTAACCAAGTTGTATCGTTGGGTAGAtcggtttttattatacatttttgaacaGTTTCTGGGGGTATTTCGATTacgaattcttcaaaattttctctATAGTGGAAAggaattgttaaatattgatttaccaaattttgattttctaagtCAATGTTTAAGCCAAGTTTGCATAAATCTTTGATTCCTAAAATACCATCAAAATATTCATGAAAtgagaataaaataaactctattGATTTTGTTATGCCAAAATTTAGGAACAAGGGAATAAAAGCTCTACTTGTGGCTTTTTGTGAACCAGTACAAGTTTGTAGGGTACTAATATATGGTTGAATTAACTCAGGAAAATAAGTTTCTGCGAATGAGGGTCTAAGAAGTGATGCGTGCGAACCTGTATCTATAAGTAatcgaatatttaaaacaggaatGTGTATGAAGGGTAGTTGattaacttggaaactatttaaacttaaacaggGTTTGTTTTCTCTGAGGCttctaaatgaaaattttctagTTGTTCTACTAGTGAATCTTCAGAATTGTCTTCAGGATTGtaatttggaaaattatgtTCGTCGTAATAGGGTTCATCATGGTTGTCAGAATAGGGGACGTTTTCGTTATAGCTATCAAAATATGGGACTTCATTTAGATTTTCTAAGTGAGTCAACTCATGTTTAGGTTGTGTATAATGAGGCATTTCTCTTCTAGGTTGTACACTTACTCCAGACATGGGTTGAGGATATTGGGGTTTTGTATTAGTGTATTGTATTCCGGACATTGGTTGGGGATATTGAGGTGTTCGTTGCGGGTTTCTTTGTGTAAACTGCTGGTTTtgtagtttattaaatttagtttattaaatttttattgtagtatataaaattatttaatatcgaTAGCTTGATCTAAGGTTTGTGGATTTTGCACAATTAGTAATGTTCTAAGTTCATTAGGGACGTTCGCTAAAAGATTTTGTGTAGCTGTTAGTTCATTTTGATTGATGAGAATTGTTTTGGCttcgatattattaatttcGGAACAAATCTTATTATTAATCTTATTAACTAAGGACTTTAAGCGTTGAATATAATCATTAATAGATTCATTTTTTCtgcttaagaaaattaattgttgCTGTAAATTAGCCCTAGTAATTGGATCgttaaatttttgttgtaatgcaatttttatttctgccCAAGAGTTTAAGTCAGATCTTGTTAACAAAAAGTCTTCAGCCTCtcctataatttttgatttaattgctaaaattacATATTCTTGTTGTGATGGGTCTGCATTAAAGTATCTTGCATAAAAGGTATCAATctggtttaaaaatgtttctaatcTGGATGGTTGACCATCAAAGCTTTTAAGAAGTGCAACGGTTGATTTTAATGCATCagccattttattattgtttactaaATTACTATTGTCtactaagtttaaatttataccTAAACTATTACTATCTAAATTAAGGGATGATAAAGTATTATTCGCTATTTCGGAATAAAGCTCGTTTAAGCCAGAATCTAAAGAAGAATTACTGTTTGAAGTAATCTCTAAACTCTTTACTCTAGGATAAGTTATGTCACTAACTCTATTTTTTCATTAGAGTTCATACTAaacttcaaaaagaaaaaaaataataagaaataaaatttcaaattttcaattataaaatattcaaaatattttcttaattaacaGGTTTTCCAACTAACAGAAACAATTCTATACAgtacaataaaaagtttctaGTTTCTGACCTGTATCAAATGATGTCTCTGCAACAACAGCTATACTGTAGTGAAGGCACCACCTGTCTTGGAAGCTAGCTATGCCAATTCTTCCTACTGGCTACTCGCAATGGCGTACCACTTTTCGAGGGTTGTTGGCCAGGAATCACTCAGCTCGTCTCAGTTTGCTCAGCAACTAAATTCTTGATCCTTTCTAAACTGTTAAAACAGAAGAGTGAACTACTGGTAATCCGCACTTTCCAGACACTAAGCACTGTATCCACGCTTATAGCTAAGGGATCACTCACTCACGTATTTACGTAATTCGCGTTACGTAACTCGCGACTACTCGTATCTGTACTCGACGACGATGTTCACAGAGATCCTCCGAAaggatcctaccgactgcgccaattttgtttaataaatcgcaactcgtgtttttaaaaaaaataatttattaaacacaagaatACAATTTATGTTACAATGTTGCAAAGCTTACTTTATGACTGCGCTAAGATGACTAACTACTCCTCTTTCACATCCTCTATATATATACTTCTAAATGCTGAATAAGCTGTgacaattattatcttaaactaaacttatattaAGCATAAGTGGCCATATAATTGTATATAGAATGTTCGTTcggtatattagtaaataagtgGCGAATATTTCACAGAGCCATAAATGTTGGTAAGGAGTACGCAAAAGATATTGTTAAAGCGTGCATAATTTTGCACAACCTAGTTCGAGAAAAAGATGGCACTCGTGTAGAAGATATGTACGCACCAGACAGAGAGCTACAAAATCTACCACCAACTACAGCATGTCGCGGTGGACGAGCTGCCAATGATGTTCGCGATAAATTTGCAGAGTTCTTTGTAAGTCCAGAGGGATCCTTACCATGGCAAATGTCTAAAATTTAGCGCATAAGTTACTGCTTCTGGTTCTATTTAATGTCTTTATacttagatattacttttatGTTTAGGCAAGTGTTCTTTAAGTTTAAAGCTCAAA
This window harbors:
- the LOC126749236 gene encoding uncharacterized protein LOC126749236; amino-acid sequence: MEINSENTDSGKATGSKKGGRGAKQRRTDAYRKAKNQETDDAIMAGIFARLKIQDPTAVPALPLAREIHPATVPVALHCVPDFVDRTWDTMEAIGTRPFAQLNTRENKDIFKKGVLILCEAKVCYAQRAHIDKPDEELPSKKLYTLEELQDLNNMASTLPYPLAILLECIGNTVSGKQIVTPLLAAIPGKDANLSGAMNYAPRVMILVLRVLRAGVPLNGEVHQVALALGSFPAVDWEEFEGVIVPPAIVGQAMLLDQDNMIKIISTIKSNATGIDESLIRHEHLNKEERRELFKLIRKFEKVLHKPGDKLTFSNQVKHKINTTDEIPVYTKSYRYPHILKQEIDNQIEQMLDDEMIRPSNSPWSSPVWIVPKKADVTGKKKWRIVIDYRKLNEKTIGDRYPIPNITDILDKLGRCNYFTTIDLASGFHQIEMDPESIPKTAFNVEHGHYEYVRMPFGLKNAPATFQRAMDNVLRGLLGKICLVYMDDIIIFSTSLQEHLNNLKLVFERLLSFNMKIQLDKCEFLKKDVEFLGHIITAEGVKPNPRKIEAIKNFKIPNTPKEIKSFLGLVGYYRKFIKDFAKITKPLTNCLKKNVKIIHDKAFRTAFNLCKNILTNDPILQYPDFHKPFVLTTDASEYAIGAILSQGPIGSDLPISYASRTLNSTECNYSTIEKELLAIVWATKYFRPYLFGRKFTIITDHKPLQWLFSIKEPNSKLVRWRLKLQEYEYTIQYKKGIHNSNADALSRPPREIHPMEIKKPPSTHMSATCDDNEADDQYLWHERIKHFFDNFQDQPNLFEKPQKKKETKKINIISQIIIPPPSLKKIKEPEQNKSKSPKPSTSHENDIILLEIPEKDGSETDTASLSIEKLPPERQEIVNNKKDNSETETVHTSKEDPILGAPYVNKSLNIFKNQIIFKWTAKEKPYVTKTTLFETKKRLIYFINKDPLTFDIQSLFKDYLPPDTYCLYFQNKELEPLILRIFQETFKNNAYKLVISNTLLEDVLNVDERKEIIERYHTTKTSHRGMTENIKNIKQRYYWPSLERDVIDYVNTCETCQKTKYDRHPYKVVYKPTPTGSRPLEHIYMDIYSISVWGMGHRKTTIERRFRDQERRREKEQEMDTSDGYTTDRSTKNSSSKSKRREAEREQPRKEIVDSPPPEGEKKTVPELEDQEINHARDPVNVFSSSCRPTTA